TTATCACGACTTTAGTGGATCAAGAAggcataagcaaacaataagcaacgactaatttccaaacgaaaaaactagccgttggaacaTCAGAATAACTATTTTTAAGGTTGGGGCATTTAgtgaaataagtttaataataggggtatttggtgaaataaatttaaaaaaaagggacatttggtgaattatgaaactaggctaacggcggactaacgaaCCGTTATCAGTAAGGGTATATGGGGCATTAAGTCaattgtcaggggtatttggtgaattattggaacttgatgggcatttggtgaattacttcaaaactcgggggtatttcatgaaatatcagTTGTTTAAATGGTAAATTGGCATTGAATACTGTTGAAGATGTACAAGGTcttcttttcattttgaaaaaatatactGTATAAGTTTTACAGTTTAGATGATTTCAATTGTACATTTAATGCATGTTAATTTAGTTTAGCTCcattaaattcaatttaatttaacgGTAAAGTTAAACTCGGTTTAGTTTAGGTCCAATAGAATGTGTTGTATTCACATGAATTTCACTTAGACTTAACTTACTTAAACTTATCAGAACTTAGTCATTTGTAAATTACAATGACAACTGTTATTTTTGCAAAAGTTATcatatttgaaattattttaactTATCTAATTTTATCTCAACTTATTTGAACATGCGGAAATTAAAGGAAAATAAGATCAACATAACATACCATAAGTCATATCTTATGGTGTATAAGTTAATTACAATTCATCTAAGTCCAGTTCCATTCAGATTTACTAAAGAGTAAAGAGtagataataattaataatattggTGTACTAGTGTTAAAGTAATAAGTCTATCACACATTGCAAATGCACTAAAGTTTGTACATCCGAAgtaaaatttaaaatgttaCATAAAATATCCAAAGTAAAAAATTTGATGTACGGATAAATTATTTATTTCCCCGGTAAAACATGTATATAAAGTTAAATACACACCGAACGTGCAGTACATTACAATTACGGTGTGTTAAAAGTCATGGATATAAATAATGTTCTTTTCGGAATGGCAAGTTTAAAATGTTGGTAATTTATTTTGGGGAAGGGATCGGTGAAAAACTAAAAATTGGTGTGTCGTTGATGATATCAAAGGTTTGATGTTTGATGTCTCATTTATGTTCCCAATTCTTGGAGGCTCGTAATTGGCAAGTTCTTTTCGGAAACATCCAAACTTTCGTAAAAAGTGCGAGTAGAATAAATTATCAAACTTTGCCTAGTTTTTACTCGCTttagttaaaaataaaattgtacTCCCCATGTTTTGTGGTCAATCACATATTTTCCATTCACATCTACAGTGGGGGTtcgttttttcgcatatctgatatgtgtggaaacacacatatcaactaaaagacaaatagctaaaagacaaaaaatgaagtaccattctgtaaaaaaaagtatcattctgtaaaaaaaagtaccatttgtgtttagaaaagtacaatttaattatttttttgtcttttttcctattttgtcttatgttatgatatgtatttccccatacatatctgatatgtatttgtaaTTCCTCTCTACAATGAGGGCGTCAAAATCGCAGCCAggcatgtattatgaaatacatgtcatgggcttgtttgtaatttcccatccattttgaaattgttgaatagTCAACCCCGTTTGCCAACTTGGATCCCATATAGAAAAATTAAGTACCAATTATGTAATATGAAtaccattttaaaatatttagcaccatttttgtgatattaataccactttataaaatttattacaaaacgagtaccatttaaggaaatgaatttcatttaaaaaaagtttagtaccatttttgtaataccaataccatttttgtaataccaataccaaCTCAGCAATGCCAAATCACCACCCcgttttacaaatttacaattccgttataCATTTCCcccaaaaatatttaacatttacatttacctttttattttgggttggcatgtttttgcaaatacatgCCAGGCATGTATTTGGACTTCCTCCATCTACAATTGTCTTACTCTGTATTGAATATTATACAGattttactccctctgtcccggaatacttgaatcgGTTGATCGGCACAAAGTTTAATacaaactagcttttgagcccgttcattgAACGGACAATTATATAGTGGTTGTTAAAAGCTTTTTAAAGTGCTAATTTTGTTGAAAGCTTGTGATATTAGGGGGAATATATGAAATTTAAAagttgaaaataaataaattcaatggTGAATTGATATTGAATGAGAAAGATGAAGTTGAAGAGGTGTTGAAGTTGTAAAATAATTCGTATAATAAATAGcaaaaggaaaaattgaaaaaaaagaacaaattaatgGATGAAAAATGgagatgacacatgtcatctaataatTTATGgagttcttttttaaatactaggtatagattaattgacttattatttaattactcccttcatttctttttgtttgttacgtattccttttaaGATGTTTCACAATATTTGTTCAattccacttgcatggaccTGGTCCACGCTATAATTAGCGTGGACCAGAGTATTTTTGTAAATTAGCAGTAATAGAGGAGGATTTCACGTGACCTAACCCACCTCCTTCCCCTTCTTTATCTCCCTTCCCACCACATTACCccttccattttctctctccttcctttccccAGTGGCTTTCGAAGAGGACCAGTCTATCTACAACTACGACGATttcgacgatgatgatgatgatagtgAGCCTCTCAATGGTGGTGTTCctgtgtaataccccgaaattttaaattcgatttattaaaattgaaaatatttattaacttaatttcgttttaattaaattacgaataatcgaatttcgttattttaatcgtttttacgaattattttaaacgataaatttattaaccgaattatttattttcgttaacgataaattatttatttttaaggaattattttaattaaacattttattacaaattctgaattttttttccaaatattgtgaatttattattaaaaaaaaaaaaatgaagatgtcagctttattttcttgctccccacgctcaaaccaggaagttttgacttcctctccttccctcaaatcAGTCCATGTTCAATTCCTTGAGCCCCAAGGTCTTCCCCTTCTAGAATCCTttcaaaaaattacaaaaatcccttcaatttatgataaatttcaATACCAAAATCAATCCACAAAATTGAAAACAATCCTTCCTCATTCTCCCTAAAATCGAACCACCACCGCCTCCGacagccaccaccaccaccgtctaCCGTCACCCACCTTCACCACCTATCAGTCGCAAACGCCCCCAGCCACCGAACACCACCACTCCACCACAACTCCCTCCTCTGCTCTCTTCGCACTCCCCTGTTCCCCTCCCCTGTTTTCTTCTTTCTCCGCCGCCCCACACCACCTCTATCACACCCCACCAACGACCAACATCACCATCCCACACACCAACCTCCGCCGCCCTATTTCACCAACGAGCCACCCCCCAACTCCTCCCAGAACCGCCGCAAACCACCACACAAAATCTCCCCTGCCTTTCCCTCCTTCGCGCAACCCACCACCCATTCCCTCGCTGCTCCGCCGCCGAGAACCACCCACCATCGCCGTCGCATCAATCGGCGTCACCCACCTCAGCCAGCCGcccttcctccctcctctttctcctcctcctcgtTCGCCCATTTCCCTTCCCCTACTCGTGCCCTTTTTCAGAAACCAAAGAACCAGAAACTTTGGTTTCTAATTTTTGGTCTTAATTCTCCTTAAAATCCCACATTAAAAATTTGGGCCATAATCCCTTTGGGCTTTTGGGTGAGTTGCCAACTGAATTGCATGTTCAGAaattctaattattaatttgcttgctttaataaattttgataatttagttattttcccaatcaaattgtttattatttttcaagtagaaatatgtatttaattttcaggatttaccaaaatcaattcactagcttgaattaataaaaatgaaataatattttcatgaaaatcgattCATAAAGCATATATATCTATTTTGATCGAAAATTcggttaataataataatatttcattaaatttcgaaattatgttttattaaaattcgttatttataaatccattaattataaaatttatgatttataaaatattgattttataactatttattgattttagtactaattccattatttaccacttttaaagaaattggactcggagctcaggacgaacgaaccaacgaaaatcccttagcaaagtcgcggaattaaggtaacggctattgctagtacccgcaattcccttataaatgtgattatgaaattacaacgtatgattgatttattaaatgaatgttttgacatgttttatgaattgcgggaaatgaaatatgattttattgaataatttattataatatgatttgatggaattattccttattttatgattgattataaaatgctatgatgattgattgaatttcttataaaatgctggttataagaaaccaggaaaaaaaggatgtttgatcttatgatccaaaggaattatgttacttcaactgaagtaaaaagactaaaatgtaaaattaaacgaaacatgataaatgaaagtgaaattcctagtccgtttggcagtatatgttcacaggttacgattctcggtcatgcatgtacccatggggcatccgcccattgagccaaggctctcatgttttcgggccaaggccccatgtttatggacagtggtccatcgtggaagacgttccaccatgtcatacttgccacgactagcatgtgcaccctaaagttgataatgattaaataaaggactttataaaatgttttacattattctattctccctgtgttattaaataaaatgtattgaaatgaatttacgttgctagaatagttcgttactgagtcttcggctcactgttattttgttttctgttttaggtaccgctgggatcgatgggaacgagtagtggcgaggatttcactttaataattcccacctagtttacgttttaagttttaatagtttaattgaagaattttagtaatttatgtacctttattttggtaatataaaagattattatattaatttttgggatttaatatcttatgattgatggttgccttgtaattcccaagagggagttacggcaggtaatgccccgaccaaattaggttaattccgctgctaattatgctttaataatgtaatttagaggtcggggtgttacagtttggtatcaagagcaaaggttctggaccataagtgctaaaccttacgggttttcgcacgaataggattcattaggctttaagtaaagaattttaaggaacgagttaaaaagaatgttctaaaatcttgctaaattaaaatgaatatgagtgtgagtgtaggaacgggatcaaagggcttattttatattattatttcgcttcaacctgataagatatgttatgcagaatgtcgaccatcgatgctatcaacgatgttaccaacggagctcgcaacgagcatcatgttcacgatgataacgacatttctcacgaggagtatgtccatgttaatggccatgaggaaaggatggaactattggaaaatgtgagttcaatgttggccgaattagtccatgattctcggaaaaagaaagatgttagtggaaacgagagcgcaacgatgttcaagaacttttcgtcactcaacccaccatcctatgatggcaagcctgatccagttgagttcgaggattggataagtcgcattgatcagttgtttgaaaccctgcagtgccctgagaaatggagagttgatttcgcagtgttctacttgtcaggccaagcaggattatggtggaaagttaacaaggaacgaaagaatgggcctggatttggttggaacgaactacagaagttaatgagagacaagttttatccaccatccttgaggaaacaaaaagaagatgagtttctacacttgcaacaaggaacaatgagcgtgttggaatacgcaaataagtttatggagttgtcaaggtttgcaccagacttggtgtcgacagaacagtccaggatgaaccgtttcgaacgaggtctgcaccttaagtaccaggataggttgtccactcagaggtttacttcataccaggatatggttgatattgcagctaatgtggagcgagtggtactacttcgagaagcgaagaatgttgggtataaaaggcgaaatgataaccaaagccaaggaggagcaaagaagcctaaccaaagttaccagggaaatcaaaggaggaatgatggtaatcaaggaaataataggggacaaggatttcaaggaaggaacaatcggTTGCAAGGATGTGCCAAATGTGGGAAAAGGAGTCATGTTGAGAGTGAATGTCGTGTTGGCACGAATGCTTGCTATCGTTGTGGAAGCCATGATCATTACGTCAgagattgcccaaatcaagtgacgccaaccatgagaggaccagtttcaactaacaacgatcgtggtcggaacaacaatgtaggaggttcaaaccgcaacccacctcgaccaccgccagctggaagagtttttgtgatgagacaagatgaagcagatgaggatgataatgttatcaccggtaccttttctatccattcgttacctgcccatgttctttttgattctggagcttcacattcctttatttcaccatcgtttgttaaatgtttaagtttgaaaccatgttgtgactttcatgctatgagtgtttcccttcctagtggagaaatagtgaaatgtagaaccatgtatagagattgtcccattgtaatagaaaaagtagagtttctagcagacttagtagccttcgacctatctgaatttgatgtaatcttgggaatgaattgggtgactaagtatgaagctaaccttaattgttcgaggcaaagtgtgacccttaGAACACCAAATGGAGAGAGAGTTTCATTCCgtaagttagtaagaaaaccaacgattcaaattgttcatgctttgagagcacgtaaaatgattgagagtggtttatctggttaCCTATGTAGTGTGGTTGACCTAAATACCCATGTACCTTCCATTACTgacatacctgttgtttgtgaatacccacatgtttttccagaagaaatacctagtatgcccccaccaagagaattagatttcagcattgaattaattccaggatctacccctatttctaaggcaccatatagaatggcaccagctgagttacaagaattaaagaaacaattagatgagttacttgaaaaaggatatgttcgacctagtgtttcaccttggggagctcctgtcttgtttgtgaagaaaaaggacgggactatgaggttatgcatagattatcgagagttaaacaagattaccattaagaataagtatcctttaccccgtattgatgatttgtttgaccaacttcgaggtgcaaaagtgttttctaagattgatttgaggtcaggttaccatcaacttcgaattaaacctgaggatattccaaagacagcctttagaactagatatggtcactatgagtttgttgtgatgccttttgggttaaccaatgcgccagctgtatttatggatttgatgaaccgtatttttaaacaataccttgataagtttgtagttgttttcattgatgatattctggtaTATTCTaggagtaatgaggaacacgaggagcatctgagaaaagtgttagatatgttgattgaaaaccagttatatgctaagttgtcgaaatgtgaattctggcttaaggaaatatcatttttaggtcatattatctctgagaaaggtgtatctgttgatcctgagaaaataaaagcaattgtggaatggcctagaccaactaatgtacctgaagtacggagttttatgggtttagctggatactatcgaagatttgttcaagatttctctaaggttgcgttacccataacccgattagttagaaagaatactAAATTTTTGTGGAATAATaattgtgaatgtgcatttcaagaacttaagaaacgtctcaccaccgcccctattcttacccttccatctggaactgacggatttgtaatctatagtgatgcttctaaaaatgggttaggatgtgtcttaatgcaaaacggaaaagttatagcttatgcttcacgccaactcaaagttcatgaacaaaactaccctacccatgacctcgaacttgcagctgttgttttcgccctcaaaatttggagacattatttgtatggagtttcgtgtcaaattttcaccgaccataagagtcttaagtacattttcacccaaaaagaactcaacatgagacaacgtaggtggttagaacttcttaaagattacgatcttgatattcaatatcatcccggaaaggctaacgttgttgcagatgcattaagtcggaagtctcacttaaattctatcctaactttCTCCCGAGTCAACCAAgatgatctacaaaagatggaaattgagtttacCATGAAAAGAAACCCTTGCttgaatgtgttggtaatgaaaccaactttgattgatgagattaaggaagcgcaatgtaaggacttgcaattagaaagaataaggagtgaagtggaaaatgggaagtcacctggttttgtcattcaagaagatggcacgttaaggtttcagggaagattatgtgtgcctaatgatgaaaagttgaaaaagagaatcttAGAAGAAGCCcatagttcaccatactcgattcaccctggaggaaataaaatgtataaggatttaaggcaagtgtattggtggagcaacatgaagcaagaagtggcagagtatgtggctaaatgtttgacatgtcagagaatcaagatcgagcatcaaagaccagcaggtttgttgcaacctctggatgtgccagaatggaaatgggattcagtttcaatggattttatcataggtttaccaagatcaaccaagggaatgaatgctatttgggtcattgttgatcggttaacaaagtcagcgcatttcttagcaatgaagagtaattcgagtttagatcaacttgctgaactatatgtgaacactattgtgcgattgcatggagtgcctagttcgattgtttctgatcgtgatacaagatatcaatcaacctattggaaagaattgcataaagctcttgggacgaaacttaacttcagtactgcatttcacccaacgactgatggacaaacagaacgcactaaccaaattgttgaggatatgttgagagcatgtgttttagattttcaagaaacttgggaaaagtttctacctatggttgaattttcgtacaacaacagttatcaggccaccattggtatggcaccttacgaagcactttatggaaggaaatgtcgaacaccattatgttggagtgatatcgatgaggcgcgtgttataggaccagaattgattcaagaaactactgacaagattcatttaatccaatcaagaatgatggcagcacaaagtaggcaaaagagttatgcagaccaacgaagaagaccactagagtttgaggtcggagatcacgtgttcttgaaaatttcgccaacgaaaggaataatgagatttggtcaaacgggaaagttgagcccaagatacatcgggccatatgagatactagaaagagtaggtgcagtagcatatcgactagctttaccaaccgacttggaaaaggtgcataatgtattccacgtgtcgatgttaagaaaatatgttcctgatcctagccatgtgattacgcacgaacccttgctattgcgaaacgatttgacttacgaggagaagccaattgaaattctagaacgaagagagaaacgacttagaagcaaagtaattccaatggttaaagtcttgtgggccaaccacttgacatctgaagccacatgggaagtcgaagcgcaaatgagagcgaaatatccccagttattcgtttagaaacgataagatgtatgaattCTAATATGCTTTTTGAATAattatgttataatgttattccGCCATGTTTGTATAGCGAATAGAACGATTAAGTATGAATTATATGATTCTATGAATGGCTCgttcgactgagctccagtttcgaggacgaaactttttctaagggggtaagaatgtaataccccgaaattttaaattcgatttattaaaattgaaaatatttattaacttaatttcgttttaattaaattacgaataatcgaatttcgttattttaatcgtttttacgaattattttaaacgataaatttataaaccgaattatttattttcgttaacgaaaaattatttatttttaaggacttattttaattaaacattttattacaaattctgaatttttttccaaatattgtgaatttattattaaaaaaaaaaaacaaaaaaaaaaaaaatgaagatgtcagctttattttcttgctccccacgctcaaaccaggaagttttgacttcctctccttccctcaaatcAGTCCATGTTCAATTCCTTGAGCCCCAAGGTCTTCCCCTTCTAGAATCCTttcaaaaaattacaaaaatcccTTCAATTTCTGATAAATTTCAATACCAAAATCAATCCACAAAATTGAAAACAATCCTTCCTTATTCTCCCTAAAATCGAACCACCACCGCCTCCGgtagccaccaccaccaccgtctaCCGTCACCCACCTTCACCACCTATCAGTCGCAAACGCCCCCAGCCACCGAACACCACCACTCCACCACAACTCCCTCCTCTGCTCTCTTCGCACTCCCCTGTTTCCCTCCCCTGTTTTCTTCATTCTCCGCCGCCCTACACCACCTCTATCACACCCCACCAACGACCAACATCACCATCCCACACACCAACCTCCGCCGCCCTATTTCACCAACGAGCCACCCCCCAACTCCTCCCAGAACCGCCGCAAACCACCACACAAAATCTCCCCTGCCTTTCCCTCCTTCGCGCAACCCACCACCCATTCCCTCGCTGCTCCGCCGCCGAGAACCACCCACCATCGCCGTCGCATCAATCGGCGTCACCCACCTCAGCCAGCCGcccttcctccctcctctttctcctcctcctcgtTCGCCCCTTTCCCTTCCCCTACTCGTGCCCTTTTTCAGAAACCAAAGAACCAGAAACTTTGGTTTCTAATTTTTGGTCTTAATTCTCCTTAAAATCCCACATTAAAAATTTGGGCCATAATCCCTTTGGGCTTTTGGGTGAGTTGCCAACTGAATTGCATGTTCAGAaattctaattattaatttgcttgctttaataaattttgataatttagttattttcccaatcaaattgtttattatttttcaagtagaaatatgtatttaattttcaggatttaccaaaatcaattcactagcttgaattaataaaaatgaaataatattttcatgaaaatcgattCATAAAGCATATATATCTATTTTGATCGAAAATTcggttaataataataatatttcattaaatttcgaaattatgttttattaaaattcgttatttataaatccattaattataaaatttatgatttataaaatattgattttataaCTATTTATcgattttagtactaattccattatttaccacttttaaagaaattggactcggagctcaggacgaacgaaccaacgaaaatcccttagcaaagtcgcggaattaaggtaacggctattgctagtacccgcaattcccttataaatgtgattatgaaattacaacgtatgattgatttattaaatgaatgttttgacatgttttatgaattgcgggaaatgaaatatgattttattgaataatttattataatatgatttgatggaattattccttattttatgattgattataaaatgctatgatgattgattgaatttcttataaaatgctggttataagaaaccaggaaaaaaaggatgtttgatcttatgatccaaaggaattatgttacttcaactgaagtaaaaagactaaaatgtaaaattaaacgaaacatgataaatgaaagtgaaattcctagtccgtttggcagtatatgttcacaggttacgattctcggtcatgcatgtacccatggggcatccgcccattgagccaaggctctcatgttttcgggccaaggccccatgtttatggacaatggtccatcgtggaagacgttccaccatgtcatacttgccacgactagcatgtgcaccctaaagttgataatgattaaataaaggactttataaaatgttttacattattctattctccctgtgttattaaataaaatgtattgaaatgaatttacgttgctagaatagttcgttactgagtcttcggctcaccgttattttgttttctgttttaggtaccgctgggatcgatgggaacgagtagtggcgaggatttcactttaataattcccacctagtttacgttttaagttttaatagtttaattgaagaattttagtaatttatgtacctttattttggtaatataaaagattattatattaatttttgggatttaatatcttatgattgatggttgccttgtaatttccaagagggagttacggcaggtaatgccccgaccaaattaggttaattccgctgctaattatgctttaataatgtaatttagaagtcggggtgttacatcctGACGACGGGAAGAGAAAGAGAAGCGCCATCTACTTCGACGAATTTGCGGAGTTTAAGCAAGTCGCCATGAACTGAAGCAATAATAACATCACTGATAACAATCATTGGGTATTGTTGCTGCTGATGATTGTTGTGATTCAAAAAGACATTAGAGATTTGAGTTTTCTGGGATTTCAATTTGGAATTTGGGATTTATTAGGGGGTCGGTTGATTTAGTTGGAAGGTCTCGCGAAATGTCGGCGAGTACAAATGGCGAAGCAAAGTTGGTGATATTCTGGAGTGATGGAAATTGGACAAAAAGACTATATGATTACTCTTATTTTGGCATTTGAGTTGGTAGAACTTAGTGAGTGATGAAAAAAGCTCAACAAAAACAATTTAATTTGATAGTATTACTGTAGTAGCAATCTCA
This Spinacia oleracea cultivar Varoflay chromosome 6, BTI_SOV_V1, whole genome shotgun sequence DNA region includes the following protein-coding sequences:
- the LOC130463029 gene encoding glycine-rich protein 2-like — its product is MGERGGGERGGRKGGWLRWVTPIDATAMVGGSRRRSSEGMGGGLREGGKGRGDFVWWAAEVGVWDGDVGRWWGVIEVVWGGGERRKQGRGTGECEESRGGSCGGVVVFGGWGRLRLIGGEGG